From Streptomyces yatensis, one genomic window encodes:
- a CDS encoding glycosyltransferase family 4 protein → MRIGIVCPYSWDVPGGVQFHIRDLADHLIRRGHQVSVLAPADDETPLPPYVVSAGRAVPVPYNGSVARLNFGFLSAARVRRWLHDGGFDVIHIHEPTSPSLGLLACWAAQGPIVATFHTSNPRSRAMIAAYPILQPALEKISARIAVSEYARRTLVEHLGGDAVVIPNGVDVDFFADAGPKEEWQGETIGFMGRIDEPRKGLPVLMRALPKIFEARPGARLLIAGRGDEKEAVAALPAPLRERVEFLGMVSDEDKARLLRSVDVYVAPNTGGESFGIILVEAMSAGAAVLASDLDAFAQVLDGGAAGELFANEDADALAAAAVRLLGDDKRLAELRERGSRHVRRFDWSTVGADILAVYETVTDGAASVAADDRTRLWARLGLARP, encoded by the coding sequence TTGAGGATCGGGATCGTCTGCCCGTACTCCTGGGATGTCCCAGGCGGCGTCCAGTTCCACATCCGCGATCTGGCCGACCATCTGATCCGGCGCGGCCACCAGGTCTCCGTGCTGGCCCCGGCGGACGACGAGACGCCGCTGCCGCCGTACGTGGTCTCCGCCGGGCGTGCCGTGCCGGTGCCGTACAACGGCTCGGTGGCCCGGCTGAACTTCGGCTTCCTGTCGGCCGCGCGGGTGCGCCGCTGGCTGCACGACGGCGGCTTCGACGTCATCCACATCCACGAGCCCACCTCGCCCTCGCTGGGGCTGCTGGCCTGCTGGGCGGCCCAGGGGCCGATCGTCGCGACGTTCCACACCTCCAATCCCCGCTCCCGGGCCATGATCGCGGCGTATCCGATCCTGCAGCCGGCGCTGGAGAAGATCAGCGCGCGGATCGCGGTGAGCGAGTACGCGCGCCGGACGCTGGTGGAGCACCTCGGGGGCGACGCGGTCGTCATCCCCAACGGGGTCGACGTGGACTTCTTCGCCGACGCCGGGCCCAAGGAGGAGTGGCAGGGGGAGACGATCGGCTTCATGGGCCGGATCGACGAGCCCCGTAAGGGGCTGCCGGTGCTGATGCGCGCCCTGCCGAAGATCTTCGAGGCCCGGCCGGGGGCGCGGCTGCTGATCGCCGGGCGCGGCGACGAGAAGGAGGCCGTGGCCGCCCTGCCGGCGCCGCTGCGGGAGCGCGTCGAGTTCCTGGGGATGGTCAGCGACGAGGACAAGGCGCGGCTGCTGCGCAGCGTCGATGTCTATGTCGCGCCCAATACGGGCGGCGAGAGCTTCGGCATCATCCTCGTCGAGGCCATGTCGGCGGGGGCCGCGGTCCTCGCCAGCGATCTGGACGCGTTCGCCCAGGTGCTGGACGGGGGAGCGGCGGGTGAGCTGTTCGCCAACGAGGACGCCGACGCCCTGGCGGCGGCCGCGGTGCGGCTGCTGGGCGACGACAAGCGGCTGGCCGAGCTGCGGGAGCGCGGCAGCCGGCACGTACGGCGCTTCGACTGGTCGACGGTGGGCGCGGACATCCTCGCGGTCTACGAGACGGTGACGGACGGCGCGGCGTCCGTGGCGGCGGACGACCGTACGCGGCTGTGGGCGCGCCTGGGGCTCGCCCGGCCCTAG
- a CDS encoding phosphatidylinositol mannoside acyltransferase encodes MKDRLTDALYGLGWSAVKKLPEPVAVRLGQRIADQTWKRRGKGVLRLEANLARVVPDASPRRLAELSRTGMRSYLRYWMESFRLPAWSPERIRSGFDVKDLHHLVDGLAEGRGVVLALPHMGNYDLAGAWVTTHLGVPFTTVAERLKPESLYDRFVAYREGLGMEVLPHQGGSAFGTLSRRLRSGGLVCLVADRDLSASGVEVSFFGERAKMPAGPAALALQTGALLLPVTLWYDESPVMRGRVHPPVEVPADGNRAERTAVMTQEMADAFASGIAEHPEDWHMLQRLWLADLDRGPGSPGMEKP; translated from the coding sequence GTGAAGGACAGGCTGACCGACGCGCTGTACGGACTCGGCTGGAGCGCGGTGAAGAAGCTCCCGGAGCCGGTCGCCGTGCGCCTCGGGCAGCGCATCGCCGATCAGACGTGGAAGCGGCGCGGCAAGGGCGTGCTGCGGCTGGAGGCCAATCTGGCGCGGGTGGTCCCGGACGCCTCGCCGCGGCGGCTGGCCGAGCTGTCGCGGACGGGCATGCGCTCGTATCTGCGCTACTGGATGGAGTCCTTCCGGCTTCCGGCCTGGAGTCCCGAGCGCATACGGAGCGGCTTCGACGTCAAGGACCTGCACCATCTGGTGGACGGTCTCGCCGAGGGCCGGGGCGTGGTCCTGGCGCTGCCCCATATGGGCAACTACGACCTCGCCGGGGCCTGGGTGACGACACATCTGGGGGTGCCCTTCACCACGGTCGCGGAGCGGCTGAAGCCGGAGTCGCTGTACGACCGGTTCGTGGCCTACCGCGAGGGGCTGGGCATGGAGGTGCTGCCGCACCAGGGCGGGAGCGCCTTCGGGACGCTGTCGCGGCGGCTGCGCTCGGGCGGTCTGGTGTGCCTGGTCGCCGACCGCGATCTGTCGGCCTCGGGCGTGGAGGTGTCGTTCTTCGGCGAGCGGGCGAAGATGCCGGCCGGGCCCGCCGCGCTCGCCCTGCAGACCGGTGCCCTGCTGCTGCCGGTGACCCTCTGGTACGACGAGTCGCCGGTGATGCGCGGGCGGGTGCATCCGCCGGTCGAGGTGCCCGCGGACGGGAACCGCGCGGAGCGGACCGCCGTCATGACCCAGGAGATGGCCGACGCCTTCGCCTCGGGGATCGCCGAGCACCCGGAGGACTGGCACATGCTGCAGCGCCTGTGGCTCGCGGATCTGGATCGCGGTCCCGGAAGTCCTGGAATGGAGAAGCCTTGA
- the pgsA gene encoding phosphatidylinositol phosphate synthase, translated as MLNKYARAFFTRVLTPFAALLIRLGISPDAVTLTGTAGVCAGALVFYPQGEFFWGTVVITLFVFSDLVDGNMARQLGRSSRWGAFLDSTLDRVADGAIFGGLALWYAGSGNDNVLCAVTIFCLASGQVVSYTKARGESIGLPVNVNGLVERAERLVISLVACGFSGLHKFGVPHIDILLPIALWIVAVGSAVTLVQRVVTVRREAAEADAEERAVPQGGETR; from the coding sequence ATGCTGAACAAGTACGCGCGTGCATTCTTCACGCGTGTTCTCACACCGTTCGCCGCCCTGCTCATCCGTCTCGGGATCAGCCCCGACGCGGTGACCCTCACCGGCACCGCCGGCGTGTGCGCGGGCGCACTGGTCTTCTACCCCCAGGGGGAGTTCTTCTGGGGAACGGTCGTCATCACGCTGTTCGTCTTCTCCGACCTGGTCGACGGCAATATGGCGCGGCAGCTGGGGCGCTCCAGCCGCTGGGGCGCGTTCCTCGACTCCACGCTGGACCGGGTGGCCGACGGCGCGATCTTCGGTGGCCTGGCGTTGTGGTACGCGGGCAGCGGGAACGACAATGTGCTGTGTGCGGTGACGATCTTCTGCCTCGCCAGCGGCCAGGTGGTCTCGTACACCAAGGCGCGCGGCGAGAGCATCGGACTGCCGGTGAACGTCAACGGGCTGGTGGAGCGCGCCGAGCGACTGGTGATCTCCCTGGTGGCCTGCGGCTTCTCGGGTCTGCACAAGTTCGGCGTGCCGCATATCGACATCCTGCTCCCGATCGCGCTGTGGATCGTGGCCGTCGGCAGTGCGGTGACCCTCGTCCAGCGGGTGGTGACCGTGCGCCGGGAGGCCGCCGAGGCGGACGCCGAGGAGCGGGCGGTCCCCCAGGGGGGCGAGACGCGGTGA
- a CDS encoding elongation factor G-like protein EF-G2 produces the protein MGDKTSTHPGAAGRAAAADRPSSLRNVVLVGHSGTGKTTLVEALALATGAVNRAGRVENGGCLSDYDEIEHRQQRSIQLSLVPVEWGGMKINLLDTPGYADFVGELRAGLRAADAALFVVSAAQDALGITGATRMIWDECAAVGMPRALVITHLEAARASFEEMTELCRDSFGGDDPDAVLPLYLPLRGEPGPDGHAPVTGLIGLLTQRVFDYSSGVRTESPPREDQLPLVEEARGRLIEGIIAESEDETLMDRYLGGEEIDVKTLIEDLEKAVARGSFHPVLAAAPAAEGSKQGLGTVELLDLVTGGFPSPLERETPAVTTPQGAARPPLSCDPEGPLAAEVVKTSSDPYVGRISLVRVFSGTLRPDETVHVSGHGMEDRGHEDHDVDERVGALSAPFGKQQRTLAQAIAGDLACVAKLTRAETGDTLSAKDEPLLMEPWQMPDPLLPVAIRAHSKPDEDKLSLGLSRLVAEDPTMRLEQNPDTHQVVLWCLGEAHMDVALERLRSRYGVQVDAVPYKVSLRETFAGKSAGRGRHVKQSGGHGQYAICEIEVEPLPEGSGIEFVDKVVGGAVPRQFIPSVEKGVRGQAARGVAAGYPLVDVRVTLLDGKAHSVDSSDAAFQTAGALALREAAADARIDLLEPVVELGVLVSDDYVGAVMSDLSGRRGRVVGTEQSGGGQTLIKADVPEIEIGRYAVDLRSLSHGTGRFSRCYARHEAMPHQLAERMREQVTAEA, from the coding sequence ATGGGCGACAAGACGAGTACGCACCCAGGGGCCGCCGGAAGGGCAGCGGCGGCCGACCGGCCCAGCTCCCTGCGGAATGTGGTTCTGGTCGGCCACAGTGGGACGGGAAAGACGACGCTGGTGGAGGCTCTGGCACTGGCGACGGGCGCGGTCAACCGGGCGGGCAGAGTCGAGAACGGAGGCTGCCTCTCCGACTACGACGAAATCGAGCACCGGCAACAACGTTCGATTCAGCTGTCCCTGGTCCCCGTCGAATGGGGCGGGATGAAGATCAATCTCCTGGACACCCCCGGCTACGCCGATTTCGTCGGGGAGCTCAGGGCCGGTCTGCGAGCCGCGGACGCGGCCCTTTTCGTTGTCTCGGCCGCCCAGGACGCCCTGGGCATCACCGGGGCCACCCGCATGATCTGGGACGAGTGCGCCGCGGTCGGAATGCCCCGCGCCCTCGTGATCACCCACCTGGAAGCGGCCCGCGCCAGCTTCGAGGAGATGACCGAGCTGTGCCGGGACAGCTTCGGCGGCGACGACCCCGACGCCGTCCTGCCGCTCTACCTGCCGCTGCGCGGCGAGCCGGGGCCCGACGGGCACGCGCCCGTGACCGGGCTCATCGGGCTGCTCACCCAGCGGGTCTTCGACTACTCCTCGGGGGTGCGCACCGAATCGCCGCCCCGGGAGGACCAGCTCCCGCTGGTCGAGGAGGCCCGCGGCCGGCTCATCGAGGGGATCATCGCCGAGAGCGAGGACGAGACCCTCATGGACCGCTATCTCGGCGGTGAGGAGATCGACGTCAAGACGCTGATCGAGGACCTGGAGAAGGCCGTCGCGCGCGGCAGCTTCCACCCCGTGCTGGCGGCGGCGCCCGCCGCCGAGGGCTCCAAGCAGGGCCTGGGCACCGTCGAACTGCTGGACCTGGTGACCGGCGGCTTCCCCTCCCCGCTGGAGCGCGAGACGCCCGCCGTCACCACCCCCCAGGGGGCCGCACGCCCGCCGCTGAGCTGCGATCCGGAGGGTCCGCTGGCCGCCGAGGTGGTCAAGACCTCCTCCGATCCGTATGTCGGCCGGATCTCCCTGGTGCGGGTCTTCTCCGGCACGCTCCGCCCCGACGAGACCGTCCATGTCTCCGGCCACGGTATGGAGGACCGCGGCCATGAGGACCACGACGTGGACGAGCGGGTCGGCGCCCTGTCCGCGCCCTTCGGAAAGCAGCAGCGCACCCTCGCCCAGGCCATCGCGGGCGATCTGGCCTGCGTGGCCAAGCTGACCCGCGCCGAGACCGGCGACACGCTCTCGGCCAAGGACGAGCCGCTCCTCATGGAGCCCTGGCAGATGCCCGATCCGCTGCTGCCCGTGGCCATCCGCGCGCACAGCAAACCGGACGAGGACAAGCTGTCGCTGGGCCTGTCCCGGCTGGTCGCCGAGGACCCGACGATGCGCCTGGAGCAGAATCCGGACACCCACCAGGTGGTGCTGTGGTGCCTGGGCGAGGCGCATATGGACGTCGCGCTGGAACGGCTGCGCAGCCGCTACGGGGTCCAGGTGGACGCGGTGCCCTACAAGGTCTCGCTGCGCGAGACCTTCGCGGGGAAGTCGGCCGGGCGCGGCCGCCATGTCAAACAGTCCGGAGGGCACGGGCAGTACGCGATCTGCGAGATCGAGGTGGAGCCGCTGCCGGAGGGCTCGGGCATCGAGTTCGTGGACAAGGTCGTCGGCGGCGCGGTGCCCCGGCAGTTCATCCCGTCCGTCGAGAAGGGCGTACGCGGCCAGGCGGCACGCGGCGTCGCGGCCGGCTACCCCCTGGTCGACGTGCGGGTCACGCTGCTGGACGGCAAGGCGCACTCGGTGGACTCCTCCGACGCCGCCTTCCAGACGGCGGGCGCGCTCGCACTGCGCGAGGCGGCCGCCGACGCCCGGATCGACCTGCTGGAACCGGTGGTCGAGCTGGGCGTACTGGTCTCGGACGACTATGTCGGCGCCGTCATGAGCGATCTGTCCGGCCGGCGCGGCCGGGTCGTCGGCACCGAACAGTCGGGCGGCGGACAGACCCTGATCAAGGCGGATGTGCCGGAGATCGAGATCGGCCGGTACGCGGTCGATCTGCGATCGCTGTCACACGGCACGGGACGGTTCAGCCGCTGCTACGCCCGGCATGAGGCGATGCCCCATCAGCTGGCCGAGCGGATGCGCGAACAGGTGACCGCCGAGGCGTAG
- a CDS encoding HIT family protein, translating into MLARMTSEPEQQIGVGTPDAFQRLWTPHRMAYIQGENKPTGPGAGDGCPFCSIPEKSDEDGLIIARGASVYAVLNLYPYTGGHLMVVPFRHIADYTELTAEETIELAEYTKAAMTALRTASGAHGFNIGMNQGTVAGAGIAAHLHQHVVPRWGGDTNFMPVIGNTKVLPQLLADTRQLLADAWPKAQA; encoded by the coding sequence ATGCTGGCCCGCATGACGAGTGAGCCGGAACAGCAGATCGGAGTGGGGACGCCTGACGCGTTCCAGCGCCTGTGGACGCCCCATCGGATGGCCTACATCCAGGGGGAGAACAAGCCGACCGGCCCGGGCGCGGGCGATGGCTGTCCGTTCTGCTCCATTCCGGAGAAGTCGGACGAGGATGGCTTGATCATCGCTCGAGGCGCCTCTGTGTACGCGGTGCTCAATTTGTACCCGTACACCGGCGGCCATCTCATGGTCGTCCCGTTCCGGCACATCGCCGACTACACCGAGCTCACCGCCGAGGAGACCATCGAGCTGGCGGAATACACCAAGGCCGCCATGACCGCGCTCCGTACCGCCTCGGGTGCGCACGGTTTCAATATCGGCATGAACCAGGGCACCGTCGCCGGAGCCGGGATCGCGGCGCATCTGCATCAGCATGTGGTGCCGCGCTGGGGCGGGGACACCAACTTCATGCCGGTCATCGGCAACACCAAGGTGCTGCCGCAACTTCTCGCCGACACCCGTCAGTTGCTGGCCGACGCCTGGCCGAAGGCCCAGGCATAG
- the thrS gene encoding threonine--tRNA ligase, whose translation MSDVRVIIQRDSEREERVVATGTTTADLFSGDRSIVAVRVAGQLKDLAYQPAEGDEIEPVEITSKDGLDILRHSTAHVMAQAVQELFPEAKLGIGPPIKDGFYYDFDVETPFHPDDLKRIEKKMQEIQKRGQRFSRRVVTDDEAREELSAEPYKLELIGLKGSAADAAEGASAEVGAGELTIYDNLDAKSGELCWKDLCRGPHLPTTRNIPAFKLMRSAAAYWRGSEKNPQLQRIYGTAWPTKDELKAYLDFLAEAEKRDHRKLGAELDLFSFPDELGSGLAVFHPKGGVIRKEMEEYSRKRHEESGYEFVNTPHITKARLFETSGHLPHYMDGMFPPMEFEGQDYYLKAMNCPMHNLIFRARGRSYRELPLRLFEFGTVYRYEKSGVVHGLTRARGFTQDDSHIYCTKEQMADELDNLLTFVLNLLRDYGLSDFYLELSTRDDSDKFIGGPEQWEEATEELRKAAEKQGLELVMDPGGAAFYGPKISVQARDAIGRTWQMSTIQVDFNQPERFELEYTAADGSRQQPVMIHRALFGSIERFFAVLLEHYAGAFPVWLAPVQAVGIPIGDTHVPYLEEFAAQAKAKGLRMEVDSSSDRMQKKIRNSQKSKIPFMVIVGDEDVANNAVSFRYRDGSQKNGIPVDEALAEIADAVERRIQV comes from the coding sequence GTGTCAGACGTCCGTGTGATCATCCAACGCGATTCCGAGCGGGAAGAACGCGTGGTGGCCACGGGCACTACGACGGCGGACCTCTTCTCCGGCGACCGCTCGATCGTCGCCGTGCGCGTGGCCGGACAGCTCAAGGACCTGGCGTACCAGCCGGCCGAGGGCGACGAGATCGAGCCCGTGGAGATCACCAGCAAGGACGGCCTGGACATCCTGCGCCACTCCACCGCGCATGTCATGGCCCAGGCGGTGCAGGAGCTGTTCCCCGAGGCCAAGCTGGGCATCGGCCCGCCGATCAAGGACGGCTTCTACTACGACTTCGACGTCGAGACCCCGTTCCACCCGGACGATCTCAAGCGCATCGAGAAGAAGATGCAGGAGATCCAGAAGAGGGGGCAGCGGTTCTCCCGCCGCGTGGTCACCGACGACGAGGCGCGCGAGGAGCTGTCCGCCGAGCCGTACAAGCTGGAGCTGATCGGGCTCAAGGGATCGGCCGCGGACGCCGCCGAGGGCGCGTCGGCCGAGGTCGGCGCGGGCGAGCTGACCATCTACGACAACCTCGACGCCAAGTCCGGCGAGCTGTGCTGGAAGGACCTGTGCCGCGGTCCGCACCTGCCGACCACGCGGAACATCCCGGCCTTCAAGCTGATGCGCAGCGCCGCCGCGTACTGGCGGGGCAGTGAGAAGAACCCCCAGCTCCAGCGGATCTACGGCACCGCCTGGCCGACCAAGGACGAGCTGAAGGCGTACCTGGACTTCCTCGCCGAGGCCGAGAAGCGCGACCACCGCAAGCTGGGCGCCGAGCTGGACCTGTTCTCCTTCCCCGACGAGCTGGGCTCGGGCCTCGCGGTGTTCCACCCCAAGGGCGGGGTGATCCGCAAGGAGATGGAGGAGTACTCGCGCAAGCGGCACGAGGAGTCGGGGTACGAGTTCGTCAACACCCCGCACATCACCAAGGCGCGCCTTTTCGAGACCTCGGGCCACCTGCCGCACTACATGGACGGCATGTTCCCGCCCATGGAGTTCGAGGGCCAGGACTACTACCTCAAGGCCATGAACTGCCCGATGCACAACCTGATCTTCAGGGCGCGCGGGCGGTCGTATCGCGAGTTGCCGCTGCGGTTGTTCGAGTTCGGCACGGTCTACCGGTACGAGAAGTCCGGCGTCGTCCACGGCCTGACCCGGGCCCGGGGCTTCACCCAGGACGACTCGCACATCTACTGCACCAAGGAGCAGATGGCCGATGAGCTGGACAATCTGCTCACCTTCGTGCTGAATCTGCTGCGCGACTACGGTCTGAGCGACTTCTATCTGGAGCTGTCCACCCGGGACGACTCCGACAAGTTCATCGGTGGGCCGGAGCAGTGGGAGGAGGCCACCGAGGAGCTGCGCAAGGCGGCCGAGAAGCAGGGCCTGGAGCTGGTCATGGACCCGGGCGGCGCGGCCTTCTACGGCCCCAAGATCTCGGTCCAGGCCCGGGACGCGATCGGCCGTACCTGGCAGATGTCGACCATCCAGGTCGACTTCAACCAACCGGAGCGGTTCGAGCTGGAGTACACCGCGGCCGATGGCTCGCGTCAGCAGCCCGTCATGATCCACCGGGCGCTCTTCGGCTCGATCGAGCGCTTCTTCGCGGTCCTGCTGGAGCACTACGCGGGCGCCTTCCCGGTGTGGCTCGCCCCGGTCCAGGCGGTCGGCATCCCGATCGGCGACACCCATGTCCCGTACCTGGAGGAGTTCGCCGCGCAGGCCAAGGCGAAGGGCCTGCGGATGGAGGTCGACTCGTCCTCGGACCGGATGCAGAAGAAGATCAGGAACTCCCAGAAGTCCAAGATCCCGTTCATGGTGATCGTCGGTGACGAGGACGTGGCCAACAACGCGGTGAGCTTCCGCTACCGCGACGGCTCGCAGAAGAACGGCATCCCGGTCGACGAGGCGCTGGCCGAGATCGCCGACGCCGTGGAGCGCCGGATCCAGGTCTGA
- a CDS encoding DUF4365 domain-containing protein, whose protein sequence is MTLAKPDPAPTVSGLALSGTPPVRGQIATTACMETLQVGYLHAVAAAAGCSLAQPFPDHGIDWHVSHSAPGHAVDDEVTIKVQLKATYQIAPDPPGPTFAFTLDNDHLIKLARSPVSVHKILVVMIVPRSQEDWLRAGHDRLSLRHCCYWINLAGHPITGRRRTTVRIPTSRVFDDRALCEIMTRVGAGGRP, encoded by the coding sequence ATGACGCTCGCAAAACCCGACCCGGCCCCGACGGTGAGCGGCCTTGCCCTGAGCGGAACACCCCCCGTGCGTGGCCAGATCGCGACCACCGCCTGCATGGAGACCCTGCAAGTGGGGTATCTGCACGCGGTCGCCGCCGCCGCGGGCTGCTCACTGGCCCAGCCCTTTCCCGACCACGGCATCGACTGGCATGTCAGCCACAGCGCGCCCGGCCACGCCGTGGACGACGAGGTCACCATCAAGGTGCAGCTCAAGGCCACGTACCAGATCGCACCGGACCCTCCGGGCCCGACCTTCGCCTTCACCCTCGACAACGACCACCTGATCAAGCTGGCCCGCAGCCCGGTCTCCGTGCACAAGATCCTCGTGGTGATGATCGTGCCGCGCAGCCAGGAGGACTGGCTGCGCGCCGGACATGACCGACTGTCCCTGCGCCACTGCTGCTACTGGATCAATCTGGCCGGCCACCCGATCACGGGCCGTCGCCGGACCACCGTGCGGATCCCGACCTCGCGGGTCTTCGACGACCGCGCGCTCTGCGAGATCATGACCCGGGTCGGGGCGGGAGGGAGACCGTGA
- a CDS encoding 3'-5' exonuclease, whose translation MPSWFEGPLAAFDTETTGVDVEHDRIVSAALVVQRGTGSLPEIRRWLVSPGVPVPPAATEIHGLTDAHLQRHGRWPAPVMDEMARAIAEQTARGTPLVVMNAPFDLTLLDRELKRHRNSSLAGYLSLRSMSVLDPRVLDKHLDRYRKGRRTLLDLCAHYGVELTGAHDAAADAAASLQVVRAVGRRFASRLETLTPAELHARQTIWYAAQARGLQAWFALNGSDEVCDPAWPLRPDLAAAA comes from the coding sequence ATGCCGTCCTGGTTCGAGGGGCCGCTTGCCGCCTTTGACACGGAGACCACGGGTGTCGATGTCGAGCATGACCGGATCGTGTCGGCGGCGCTGGTGGTGCAGCGCGGGACCGGAAGTCTGCCGGAGATCCGGCGTTGGCTGGTGAGTCCGGGGGTGCCGGTGCCGCCGGCCGCCACCGAGATACACGGCCTGACCGATGCCCATCTGCAGCGTCACGGCAGATGGCCGGCGCCGGTGATGGACGAGATGGCGCGGGCGATAGCCGAGCAGACCGCGCGGGGCACCCCGCTGGTGGTGATGAACGCGCCGTTCGATCTGACCCTGCTGGACCGGGAGTTGAAGCGGCATCGCAACTCCAGCCTGGCGGGCTATCTTTCACTGCGCTCGATGAGCGTGCTGGATCCACGCGTGCTGGACAAGCATCTGGACCGCTATCGCAAGGGCCGCCGCACCCTGCTCGATCTGTGCGCGCACTACGGAGTGGAGCTGACCGGCGCGCATGACGCGGCGGCGGACGCGGCGGCCTCCCTGCAGGTGGTGCGGGCGGTGGGCCGCCGGTTCGCCTCGCGGCTGGAGACGCTCACACCCGCCGAGTTGCACGCCCGCCAGACGATCTGGTACGCGGCGCAGGCCCGGGGGCTGCAGGCGTGGTTCGCGCTCAACGGCTCGGACGAGGTCTGCGATCCGGCCTGGCCGCTGCGTCCCGACCTCGCGGCCGCGGCCTGA
- a CDS encoding VOC family protein, whose product MAVASAAVLTLDCAEPEELADFYARVLGAEIQPMTTPDRLEIVAPGGSRMAFLRDHGFAPPSWPRPDDSQQAHLDLLVEDIDAAERQVIDLGARPLDTKNNGGLRDTRVYSDPAGHPFSLRRT is encoded by the coding sequence ATGGCCGTAGCCAGCGCAGCCGTCCTGACCCTGGACTGTGCCGAACCCGAAGAACTCGCCGACTTCTACGCCCGGGTGCTCGGCGCCGAGATCCAGCCGATGACCACCCCCGACCGGCTCGAGATCGTCGCACCCGGCGGGTCGCGGATGGCGTTCCTGCGGGACCACGGCTTCGCCCCGCCGAGCTGGCCGCGGCCGGACGACTCCCAGCAGGCCCATCTGGACCTGCTGGTGGAGGACATCGACGCCGCGGAGCGCCAGGTCATCGACCTGGGCGCCCGCCCGCTGGACACCAAGAACAACGGTGGCCTGCGCGACACCCGGGTCTACTCCGACCCGGCGGGCCATCCCTTCTCGCTCCGCCGCACCTGA
- a CDS encoding SRPBCC family protein has protein sequence MDWCHYRFHSRWDLDAAPAAVFAALADGDDYPRWWPQVREVRRIDERSGAARFRSLIPYDLRVIVSEARQDPADGVLEIGFSGDLEGWARWTVLPQGTGTRALFEQEVVARKPLLRRLALPGRPVFRANHALMMRSGRRGLRAHLAARPTGPASPPSGGHSV, from the coding sequence ATGGACTGGTGCCATTACCGCTTCCACAGCCGATGGGACCTCGACGCCGCACCCGCCGCCGTCTTCGCGGCGCTGGCGGACGGCGACGACTATCCGCGGTGGTGGCCCCAGGTCCGTGAGGTCCGGCGGATCGACGAGCGCAGCGGCGCCGCCCGCTTCCGCTCCCTGATCCCGTACGACCTGCGGGTGATCGTCAGCGAGGCACGCCAGGACCCGGCGGACGGCGTGCTGGAGATCGGCTTCTCGGGCGATCTGGAGGGCTGGGCGCGCTGGACGGTGCTGCCCCAGGGGACCGGCACCCGCGCCCTCTTCGAACAGGAGGTGGTGGCCCGCAAGCCGCTGCTGCGCCGCCTCGCGCTCCCCGGCCGTCCCGTCTTCCGGGCCAATCACGCCCTGATGATGCGCTCCGGACGGCGGGGGCTGCGGGCGCATCTGGCGGCGCGGCCCACCGGTCCGGCCTCGCCGCCCTCCGGCGGACATTCGGTTTGA